One genomic window of Hippocampus zosterae strain Florida chromosome 12, ASM2543408v3, whole genome shotgun sequence includes the following:
- the map4k4 gene encoding mitogen-activated protein kinase kinase kinase kinase 4 isoform X7: MANDSPAKSLVDIDLASLRDPAGIFELVEVVGNGTYGQVYKGRHVKTGQLAAIKVMDVTEDEEEEIKLEINMLKKYSHHRNIATYYGAFIKKSPPGHDDQLWLVMEFCGAGSITDLVKNTKGNTLKEDWIAYISREILRGLAHLHAHHVIHRDIKGQNVLLTENAEVKLVDFGVSAQLDRTVGRRNTFIGTPYWMAPEVIACDENPDATYDYRSDLWSCGITAIEMAEGAPPLCDMHPMRALFLIPRNPPPRLKSKKWSKKFFSFIEGCLVKNYTQRPPTEQLLKHPFIRDQPNERQVRIQLKDHIDRTKKKRGEKDETEYEYSGSEEEEEEASEQEGEPSSIVNVPGESTLRRDFIRLQQENKERSEALRRQQLLQEQQLREQEEYKRQLLAERQKRIEQQKEQRRRLEEQQRRERELRRQQEREQRRREQDDKRRADELERRRKEEDERRRAEEEKRRADREQEYIRRQLEEEQRHLEILQQQLLHEQAMLLEYKWRELEEQRQAQKLQKQLQQQQAYLLSLQHQQNLHPSSPKRAPKNPEHNTEAETTVTESEPVTEADERYRKNIQGSPQSAQTKPPQPPVPPRSESSYPNGNAEAMHRPVEAQVPVRTTSRSPVLPRRDSPHRHGNAPHAGPVINRNAGSAAEPRLLWERVEKMLPRSAGSGSGSSGGSSGGSSSSSSSSSNSSSQAGSGERFRARSSLKSEGSPLQRQENAGKKPEERPRPGRPADLTALAKELRAVDDVRPPNKVTDYSSSSDDSDTTDEDDDEEVDQEGGEESTSGPEDSRAVSSRLSNGETESVKTMIVHDEGENDVGSTPCKDSTLVVRQSEHKKRPAGSASSPGLAQHTPSPLHHHHQHQHPHHPHHHHHQQQQQAERNGFAGRIHLLPDLIQQSHHSSPSSPSSPSSPSSSSSSSLASPIVSPQSPLDKLALLIESQSSNNMQKHKSSSSFTPFIDPRLLQASPSAGGALNVGYGNEARLAEALRADPSRKGSVVNVNPVNTRPQSDTPEIRKYKKRFNSEILCAALWGVNLLVGTESGLMLLDRSGQGKVYPLINRRRFQQMDVLEGLNVLVTISGKKNKLRVYYLSWLRNKILHNDPEVEKKQGWTTVGDLEGCVHYKVVKYERIKFLVLALKNSVEVYAWAPKPYHKFMAFKSFGELVHKPLLVDLTVEEGQRLKVIYGSCSGFHAVDVDSGAVYDIYLPTHIQTHIQSHAIIILPNTDGIELLVCYEDEGVYVNTYGRITKDVVLQWGEMPTSVAYIRSNQIMGWGEKAIEIRSVETGHLDGVFMHKRAQRLKFLCERNDKVFFASVRSGGSSQVYFMTLGRSNLLSW; the protein is encoded by the exons GGTCGACATGTCAAGACGGGACAGTTGGCGGCCATTAAGGTCATGGACGTCACAGAG gatgaagaggaagagaTCAAACTGGAGATCAACATGCTGAAGAAGTACTCGCACCACCGTAACATCGCCACTTACTATGGTGCCTTCATCAAGAAAAGTCCGCCGGGACACGATGACCAGCTATGG TTGGTGATGGAGTTCTGCGGGGCCGGGTCCATCACTGACCTAGTGAAGAACACCAAAGGCAACACGCTGAAGGAGGACTGGATCGCTTACATTTCCAGAGAGATTCTCAGG GGCTTAGCTCACCTTCACGCCCATCACGTCATCCATCGCGACATCAAGGGGCAAAATGTGCTGCTGACGGAGAACGCCGAAGTCAAGCTGG TGGACTTTGGCGTTAGCGCTCAACTGGACCGAACCGTTGGCCGACGGAACACCTTCATCGGGACGCCATATTGGATGGCTCCGGAAGTCATCGCCTGCGACGAAAACCCGGACGCCACTTACGACTACCGG AGCGACTTGTGGTCTTGCGGGATTACAGCGATCGAAATGGCTGAAGGAGCTCCGC CATTGTGCGACATGCATCCCATGAGGGCACTCTTCCTCATCCCCAGAAACCCTCCTCCAAGACTCAAGTCCAAAAAATG GTCCAAGAAGTTCTTCAGTTTCATCGAGGGCTGCCTGGTGAAGAACTACACGCAACGGCCACCCACCGAGCAGCTGCTCAAACACCCTTTCATCCGGGACCAGCCCAACGAGCGGCAGGTTCGCATCCAACTTAAGGACCACATCGACCGCACAAAGAAGAAGCGAGGCGAGAAGG ACGAGACTGAATACGAATATAGCGGcagtgaagaagaggaggaagaagcatCAGAGCAAGAAGGAGAACCAAG CTCCATCGTCAACGTGCCGGGAGAGTCGACGCTTCGTCGGGACTTTATCCGTCTGCAGCAGGAGAACAAGGAGCGCTCGGAGGCGCTGCGCCGCCAGCAGCTTCTGCAAGAGCAGCAGCTCCGAGAGCAGGAGGAGTACAAGCGCCAGCTGCTGGCCGAGCGGCAGAAGCGCATCGAGCAGCAGAAGGAGCAGCGGCGGCGTTTGGAGGAG CAACAACGGCGAGAGCGCGAGTTGCGTCGTCAGCAGGAGCGTGAGCAGCGGCGGCGCGAGCAGGACGACAAACGGCGGGCCGACGAGTTGGAACGTCGCCGCAAAGAGGAAGACGAGCGGCGGCGGGCCGAGGAGGAAAAGCGGCGCGCCGACAGGGAGCAG GAGTACATCAGACgacagctggaggaggagcagagGCACCTGGAGATCCTACAGCAACAGCTTCTACACGAACAGGCCATGCTGCTG GAGTACAAATGGCGAGAGCTGGAGGAGCAACGGCAAGCTCAAAAGCTCCAGAAGCAgcttcagcagcagcaggcctACCTGCTGTCCCTCCAACACCAGCAGAACCTGCACCCTAGTAGTCCCAAACGGGCCCCCAAAAACCCGGAACACAACACAGAAGCAGAAACAACGGTGACTGAGTCTGAGCCGGTCACGGAG GCGGACGAGCGCTACCGGAAGAACATCCAAGGTTCTCCTCAGTCGGCACAGACCAAACCACCACAACCCCCAGTGCCGCCGCGGTCCGAGTCCTCTTACCCCAACGGGAATGCGGAGGCCATGCACCGGCCTGTGGAGGCAcag GTCCCCGTCAGGACGACGTCTCGCTCGCCGGTGTTGCCGAGGCGAGACTCGCCTCATCGCCACGGCAACGCGCCGCACGCTGGCCCCGTTATCAACCGCAACGCTGGCAG CGCGGCCGAGCCTCGGCTGCTTTGGGAGCGAGTGGAGAAGATGCTTCCCAGGTCTGCTGGAAGCGGTAGTGGCAGCAGCGGAGGCTCCAGCGGAGGCTCCAGTTCCTCCAGCAGCTCGTCCAGCAACTCCAGCTCGCAGGCTGGCTCTGGAGAAAGGTTCAGGGCCCGCT CCTCCTTGAAATCCGAGGGCTCGCCCCTCCAGAGACAGGAAAACGCCGGGAAAAAACCAGAGGAGAGGCCGAGGCCCGGCAGACCAGCG GACCTGACTGCGCTCGCCAAAGAACTCCGCGCCGTGGATGACGTCCGTCCCCCCAACAAGGTGACGGATTACTCGTCATCCAGCGATGATTCGGATACCACagacgaggacgacgacgaggaggtCGACCAGGAGGGCGGCGAGGAATCCACCTCGGGCCCGGAGGACTCCAGAGCTGT GTCGTCGCGGCTGAGTAACGGCGAGACGGAGTCTGTGAAAACGATGATCGTCCACGACGAAGGCGAAAACGACGTGGGCTCCACGCCCTGCAAAGACAGCACCCTGGTAGTCCGACAG AGCGAGCACAAAAAGAGGCCCGCCGGCTCGGCATCCAGCCCGGGCCTCGCCCAGCACACCCCCAGCCCCcttcatcaccaccaccaacatCAACACCCTcatcacccccaccaccaccaccatcagcagcagcagcaggccgaGCGGAACGGCTTTGCCGGCCGCATCCATCTCCTGCCGGACCTGATCCAGCAGAGCCATCATTCCTCCCCTTCCTCCCCTTCCTCCCCGTCCTCcccgtcctcctcttcctcatccagcCTGGCCAGTCCCATCGTGTCCCCCCAAAGCCCACTGGACAAGCTGGCCCTCCTCATCGAG AGTCAATCGAGCAACAACATGCAGAAACACAAGTCATCTTCGTCATTCACGCCGTTCATCGACCCGCGTCTGCTGCAAGCGTCGCCCTCCGCCGGCGGCGCCCTCAACGTCG GCTATGGCAACGAAGCTCGTCTGGCGGAGGCGCTGAGGGCAGACCCGTCGCGCAAAGGTTCCGTGGTCAACGTGAATCCGGTCAACACGCGCCCGCAGAGCGACACGCCAGAGATCCGAAAGTACAAGAAGAGGTTCAACTCGGAGATCTTGTGCGCGGCGCTCTGGG GGGTGAACTTGCTGGTGGGCACCGAGAGCGGGCTGATGCTTTTGGATCGCAGCGGTCAGGGCAAAGTTTACCCGCTCATCAACCGAAGACGTTTCCAGCAAATGGACGTACTGGAGGGACTCAACGTCCTCGTCACCATATCAG GTAAGAAGAACAAGCTGCGCGTTTACTACTTGTCGTGGCTGCGGAACAAGATTTTGCACAACGACCCCGAGGTGGAGAAGAAACAAGGCTGGACCACCGTGGGCGACCTGGAAGGTTGCGTCCACTACAAAGTCG TCAAGTACGAGAGGATCAAGTTCTTGGTTCTGGCCCTGAAGAACTCTGTGGAGGTCTACGCATGGGCGCCCAAACCGTACCACAAGTTCATGGCTTTCAAG TCTTTCGGCGAGCTAGTCCACAAGCCTCTGCTGGTGGACTTGACGGTAGAGGAGGGCCAGAGGTTGAAGGTGATCTACGGCTCCTGCTCGGGCTTCCACGCCGTGGATGTGGACTCGGGGGCGGTCTACGATATTTACTTGCCAACCCAC ATCCAAACGCACATTCAGTCTCACGCCATCATCATCCTGCCCAACACGGACGGCATCGAGCTGCTCGTTTGCTACGAGGACGAGGGCGTCTACGTCAACACCTACGGACGCATCACCAAGGACGTGGTGCTGCAATGGGGGGAGATGCCCACCTCTGTCG cCTACATCCGCTCCAACCAGATCATGGGCTGGGGCGAGAAGGCCATCGAGATCCGCTCGGTAGAGACAGGCCACCTGGACGGCGTCTTCATGCACAAGAGGGCCCAGAGACTCAAGTTCCTCTGTGAGAGGAACGACAAG GTGTTCTTTGCCTCGGTGCGGTCCGGAGGGTCCAGTCAGGTCTACTTCATGACCCTGGGCCGAAGCAACCTGCTCAGCTGGTAG
- the map4k4 gene encoding mitogen-activated protein kinase kinase kinase kinase 4 isoform X4, with the protein MANDSPAKSLVDIDLASLRDPAGIFELVEVVGNGTYGQVYKGRHVKTGQLAAIKVMDVTEDEEEEIKLEINMLKKYSHHRNIATYYGAFIKKSPPGHDDQLWLVMEFCGAGSITDLVKNTKGNTLKEDWIAYISREILRGLAHLHAHHVIHRDIKGQNVLLTENAEVKLVDFGVSAQLDRTVGRRNTFIGTPYWMAPEVIACDENPDATYDYRSDLWSCGITAIEMAEGAPPLCDMHPMRALFLIPRNPPPRLKSKKWSKKFFSFIEGCLVKNYTQRPPTEQLLKHPFIRDQPNERQVRIQLKDHIDRTKKKRGEKDETEYEYSGSEEEEEEASEQEGEPSSIVNVPGESTLRRDFIRLQQENKERSEALRRQQLLQEQQLREQEEYKRQLLAERQKRIEQQKEQRRRLEEQQRRERELRRQQEREQRRREQDDKRRADELERRRKEEDERRRAEEEKRRADREQEYIRRQLEEEQRHLEILQQQLLHEQAMLLEYKWRELEEQRQAQKLQKQLQQQQAYLLSLQHQQNLHPSSPKRAPKNPEHNTEAETTVTESEPVTEADERYRKNIQGSPQSAQTKPPQPPVPPRSESSYPNGNAEAMHRPVEAQVRALKSGGNPPPPPATAVCRSHSFSEPLQHSPSSSSSPLSLSSSHNARTEAQAHPQTRPHQAVTPTSADVPPRVPVRTTSRSPVLPRRDSPHRHGNAPHAGPVINRNAGSAAEPRLLWERVEKMLPRSAGSGSGSSGGSSGGSSSSSSSSSNSSSQAGSGERFRARSSLKSEGSPLQRQENAGKKPEERPRPGRPADLTALAKELRAVDDVRPPNKVTDYSSSSDDSDTTDEDDDEEVDQEGGEESTSGPEDSRAVSSRLSNGETESVKTMIVHDEGENDVGSTPCKDSTLVVRQSQSSNNMQKHKSSSSFTPFIDPRLLQASPSAGGALNVGYGNEARLAEALRADPSRKGSVVNVNPVNTRPQSDTPEIRKYKKRFNSEILCAALWGVNLLVGTESGLMLLDRSGQGKVYPLINRRRFQQMDVLEGLNVLVTISGKKNKLRVYYLSWLRNKILHNDPEVEKKQGWTTVGDLEGCVHYKVVKYERIKFLVLALKNSVEVYAWAPKPYHKFMAFKSFGELVHKPLLVDLTVEEGQRLKVIYGSCSGFHAVDVDSGAVYDIYLPTHIQTHIQSHAIIILPNTDGIELLVCYEDEGVYVNTYGRITKDVVLQWGEMPTSVAYIRSNQIMGWGEKAIEIRSVETGHLDGVFMHKRAQRLKFLCERNDKVFFASVRSGGSSQVYFMTLGRSNLLSW; encoded by the exons GGTCGACATGTCAAGACGGGACAGTTGGCGGCCATTAAGGTCATGGACGTCACAGAG gatgaagaggaagagaTCAAACTGGAGATCAACATGCTGAAGAAGTACTCGCACCACCGTAACATCGCCACTTACTATGGTGCCTTCATCAAGAAAAGTCCGCCGGGACACGATGACCAGCTATGG TTGGTGATGGAGTTCTGCGGGGCCGGGTCCATCACTGACCTAGTGAAGAACACCAAAGGCAACACGCTGAAGGAGGACTGGATCGCTTACATTTCCAGAGAGATTCTCAGG GGCTTAGCTCACCTTCACGCCCATCACGTCATCCATCGCGACATCAAGGGGCAAAATGTGCTGCTGACGGAGAACGCCGAAGTCAAGCTGG TGGACTTTGGCGTTAGCGCTCAACTGGACCGAACCGTTGGCCGACGGAACACCTTCATCGGGACGCCATATTGGATGGCTCCGGAAGTCATCGCCTGCGACGAAAACCCGGACGCCACTTACGACTACCGG AGCGACTTGTGGTCTTGCGGGATTACAGCGATCGAAATGGCTGAAGGAGCTCCGC CATTGTGCGACATGCATCCCATGAGGGCACTCTTCCTCATCCCCAGAAACCCTCCTCCAAGACTCAAGTCCAAAAAATG GTCCAAGAAGTTCTTCAGTTTCATCGAGGGCTGCCTGGTGAAGAACTACACGCAACGGCCACCCACCGAGCAGCTGCTCAAACACCCTTTCATCCGGGACCAGCCCAACGAGCGGCAGGTTCGCATCCAACTTAAGGACCACATCGACCGCACAAAGAAGAAGCGAGGCGAGAAGG ACGAGACTGAATACGAATATAGCGGcagtgaagaagaggaggaagaagcatCAGAGCAAGAAGGAGAACCAAG CTCCATCGTCAACGTGCCGGGAGAGTCGACGCTTCGTCGGGACTTTATCCGTCTGCAGCAGGAGAACAAGGAGCGCTCGGAGGCGCTGCGCCGCCAGCAGCTTCTGCAAGAGCAGCAGCTCCGAGAGCAGGAGGAGTACAAGCGCCAGCTGCTGGCCGAGCGGCAGAAGCGCATCGAGCAGCAGAAGGAGCAGCGGCGGCGTTTGGAGGAG CAACAACGGCGAGAGCGCGAGTTGCGTCGTCAGCAGGAGCGTGAGCAGCGGCGGCGCGAGCAGGACGACAAACGGCGGGCCGACGAGTTGGAACGTCGCCGCAAAGAGGAAGACGAGCGGCGGCGGGCCGAGGAGGAAAAGCGGCGCGCCGACAGGGAGCAG GAGTACATCAGACgacagctggaggaggagcagagGCACCTGGAGATCCTACAGCAACAGCTTCTACACGAACAGGCCATGCTGCTG GAGTACAAATGGCGAGAGCTGGAGGAGCAACGGCAAGCTCAAAAGCTCCAGAAGCAgcttcagcagcagcaggcctACCTGCTGTCCCTCCAACACCAGCAGAACCTGCACCCTAGTAGTCCCAAACGGGCCCCCAAAAACCCGGAACACAACACAGAAGCAGAAACAACGGTGACTGAGTCTGAGCCGGTCACGGAG GCGGACGAGCGCTACCGGAAGAACATCCAAGGTTCTCCTCAGTCGGCACAGACCAAACCACCACAACCCCCAGTGCCGCCGCGGTCCGAGTCCTCTTACCCCAACGGGAATGCGGAGGCCATGCACCGGCCTGTGGAGGCAcag GTGCGGGCCCTAAAAAGCGGCGGCAacccgcccccgccgcccgccACCGCCGTGTGTCGTTCGCACTCCTTCAGCGAGCCTCTCCAGCACTCTCCATCTTCATCATCCTCACCATTATCATTATCATCGTCACACAACGCACGCACCGAAGCACAAGCCCACCCTCAGACTAGACCCCATCAAGCGGTAACCCCCACTTCTGCAGATGTACCACCCAGG GTCCCCGTCAGGACGACGTCTCGCTCGCCGGTGTTGCCGAGGCGAGACTCGCCTCATCGCCACGGCAACGCGCCGCACGCTGGCCCCGTTATCAACCGCAACGCTGGCAG CGCGGCCGAGCCTCGGCTGCTTTGGGAGCGAGTGGAGAAGATGCTTCCCAGGTCTGCTGGAAGCGGTAGTGGCAGCAGCGGAGGCTCCAGCGGAGGCTCCAGTTCCTCCAGCAGCTCGTCCAGCAACTCCAGCTCGCAGGCTGGCTCTGGAGAAAGGTTCAGGGCCCGCT CCTCCTTGAAATCCGAGGGCTCGCCCCTCCAGAGACAGGAAAACGCCGGGAAAAAACCAGAGGAGAGGCCGAGGCCCGGCAGACCAGCG GACCTGACTGCGCTCGCCAAAGAACTCCGCGCCGTGGATGACGTCCGTCCCCCCAACAAGGTGACGGATTACTCGTCATCCAGCGATGATTCGGATACCACagacgaggacgacgacgaggaggtCGACCAGGAGGGCGGCGAGGAATCCACCTCGGGCCCGGAGGACTCCAGAGCTGT GTCGTCGCGGCTGAGTAACGGCGAGACGGAGTCTGTGAAAACGATGATCGTCCACGACGAAGGCGAAAACGACGTGGGCTCCACGCCCTGCAAAGACAGCACCCTGGTAGTCCGACAG AGTCAATCGAGCAACAACATGCAGAAACACAAGTCATCTTCGTCATTCACGCCGTTCATCGACCCGCGTCTGCTGCAAGCGTCGCCCTCCGCCGGCGGCGCCCTCAACGTCG GCTATGGCAACGAAGCTCGTCTGGCGGAGGCGCTGAGGGCAGACCCGTCGCGCAAAGGTTCCGTGGTCAACGTGAATCCGGTCAACACGCGCCCGCAGAGCGACACGCCAGAGATCCGAAAGTACAAGAAGAGGTTCAACTCGGAGATCTTGTGCGCGGCGCTCTGGG GGGTGAACTTGCTGGTGGGCACCGAGAGCGGGCTGATGCTTTTGGATCGCAGCGGTCAGGGCAAAGTTTACCCGCTCATCAACCGAAGACGTTTCCAGCAAATGGACGTACTGGAGGGACTCAACGTCCTCGTCACCATATCAG GTAAGAAGAACAAGCTGCGCGTTTACTACTTGTCGTGGCTGCGGAACAAGATTTTGCACAACGACCCCGAGGTGGAGAAGAAACAAGGCTGGACCACCGTGGGCGACCTGGAAGGTTGCGTCCACTACAAAGTCG TCAAGTACGAGAGGATCAAGTTCTTGGTTCTGGCCCTGAAGAACTCTGTGGAGGTCTACGCATGGGCGCCCAAACCGTACCACAAGTTCATGGCTTTCAAG TCTTTCGGCGAGCTAGTCCACAAGCCTCTGCTGGTGGACTTGACGGTAGAGGAGGGCCAGAGGTTGAAGGTGATCTACGGCTCCTGCTCGGGCTTCCACGCCGTGGATGTGGACTCGGGGGCGGTCTACGATATTTACTTGCCAACCCAC ATCCAAACGCACATTCAGTCTCACGCCATCATCATCCTGCCCAACACGGACGGCATCGAGCTGCTCGTTTGCTACGAGGACGAGGGCGTCTACGTCAACACCTACGGACGCATCACCAAGGACGTGGTGCTGCAATGGGGGGAGATGCCCACCTCTGTCG cCTACATCCGCTCCAACCAGATCATGGGCTGGGGCGAGAAGGCCATCGAGATCCGCTCGGTAGAGACAGGCCACCTGGACGGCGTCTTCATGCACAAGAGGGCCCAGAGACTCAAGTTCCTCTGTGAGAGGAACGACAAG GTGTTCTTTGCCTCGGTGCGGTCCGGAGGGTCCAGTCAGGTCTACTTCATGACCCTGGGCCGAAGCAACCTGCTCAGCTGGTAG